In Candidatus Schekmanbacteria bacterium, the genomic window GAAACGGCAAGAGTTTTGATTTTTTCTGATTCTTTATCTATGAGCATTCCTATAAATGCGTAATCCACATTCAACATTTCTGTTAAGATTTTGACCACTTGTACAAAAAAATTTTCACCGGTAATCTTTGAGAGCGTTTCTGCAAGATAATGGAGAGATAGGTCGACTATCTTTTTTTCCAATCTTTCTTTTGCAACTGCCATATGTCAAAATTGATAATTAAATTGAATTTTGGTCTCTTTTTAAAAAGGAAAATCCTCTGCCAAAAGAACGAAAAAATAATTTGTTCAAAATTTATTCGATAACTATTTTTTTTTCTTAAGAAATTATTGATTTGTTTCAAGGGAGAAAATTATTTGGATTCTGTGGCTAATTTCTTTGTCGAAACTTGTTGAAAATTTTGGTTATTTTTAATTTGGGCTTTTTAGGATTTCTCTGATTTTTTTTGCCATTTTTTTGATATTGAATGGTTTTTGAAGAAAAATATCGCCTTTATCTGTTTTTTGAATCTCCTCGATGGTATTGTTTGCATAACCTGAGACATAAATAGTTTTCATTTGAGGGTATATTTTTTTTAATTGATTTGAAAGTTCATTTCCTCTTATACCCGGCATTATCATATCAGTTATTAAAAGATCAACACTGCCTTTGAAAACTTTTATTCTTTCAAGCGCTTCATTTCCATCTTTAGCCCGAAGAATATTATATCCGAGCATATTAAGTGATTCAGATAGAAGGTTTCTTACTCTTTCGTCATCTTCTACAATTAGAATTGTTTCATTACCAATTATTTTGTGCTGTTCACTGAGGTCTTTATCTGCTATTTCAGCCTGTTCTTCTGTTTCAGGAAAATAGATTTTAAAAGTAGTGCCTTCATTAAGTTTGCTCTCGCACCAGATAAAGCCACCGCTTTGCTTTACAATTCCATAGACCGTAGAAAGGCCAAGTCCTGTGCCTTTCCCCATCTCTTTGGTCGTAAAGAAAGGTTCAAAAATTCTGTTTTTTGTTTTTTCATCCATTCCTCTGCCTGTATCGCTTATTGATAGCAGTACATACTTGCCGGGTTTATCAACTATACGATTTTTGCTTATATACTCTTCTGTAAAATTGACAGAATCGGTTCCTATTAGAAGCTTTCCACCATTTGGCATTGCATCTCTGGCATTTACAATTATATTGATTATTACCTGTTCAATCTGAGTTGGGTCGGCTTTAATGAGTTTTGCCGGTTTTTTCAGGTTTAAAATTTGTTCAATATCTTCTCTTATAAGGCGCGATATGATTTTTGATGTATCTTCAATAAGTTTGTTCAAATCTATTATTTTCGGCTGAAGAATCTGTTTCCTGCTAAATGCAAGCAAATGTTTTGTAAGGTTTGAAGCTCGTGTTGCCGCTTTTTCTATTTCATTGATATATCTTAAAAGATTTGAGTCCTTATCTTTTATTTGTTCTGCAAGAAGTTCGCTGTATCCAAGAATCGCTACCAGTAGGTTATTAAAATCATGGGCAATTCCGCCTGCAAGTGAACCAATAGCTTCCATTTTCTGGGACTGCCTCAATTGGTTTTCAAGATTGATTTTTTCTGTAATATCTCTGAAGGTGTAAATCCTTTTTTTTCTTCCCTTGGAAAAAAAGTATGAAATGTTCATTTCTGCCGAAAAGATTTCTCCATTTTTTCTTTTCATTTTTAAGGTGTATGTTTGAAGTGGTTCAAAAACTTTATCGTAAATGTCTCTTGAATTCTCATCCACTATCTTTTCATCTGTAGTTATATCTTGCCATTTCAATGTGGTAAATTGTTCTTTCTCATAGCCAAACATATTGATTGCCGCCACATTGACATCTTCGATGCATCTTGTTTTGTCGTCAATTATTATTACGGCATTTGAGGCATTGTTGAACAATTCTCTGTATTTCTCTTCAGACTCCTTCAATGATACAATGGCTTCAATTCTTTCTGTTATATCAGTTATGACAACATAGTTGTACCTTTTCCCCTCTTCATCAATGCGAAGGTTTGTTGATTTTCTAACACATCTTTTCGTGCCGTCTTTACGCTGAATCCAGTAATCCATAGCAAAATGCATTTTTCCAGCATGAATGTTTTTTTCTGTTTCTTCAAGTACCCTTTCTTTGTCTTCAGGCACTATGAAGTCTGTTATGGTGCTTTCAGTTATTTCATCTTTTGAAATTCCATATATTTCACACAATCTGTTGTTGCAGTACACCATTTTGTCTTCTTCAATGATTGCAAGTCCATCACTTATA contains:
- a CDS encoding PAS domain S-box protein, whose amino-acid sequence is MQKSFPKDILLQDMDIESYVGAPLFDSNGNPLGIIVAVDRKPLKNPKLAESILKLFATRTATEMERIRVEEELIKNEKRYRTVVESQEELIVRWKPDGTRTFTNSAYLKYFGISPQEAIGTSIMPYVAKEDRKKLREKISYLTPDNPIEKDEHRVVKADGTIAWNQWIDRGIFDSNGKLIEIQSVGRDITKQKEAEENLLKSEERFRKTVENISDGLAIIEEDKMVYCNNRLCEIYGISKDEITESTITDFIVPEDKERVLEETEKNIHAGKMHFAMDYWIQRKDGTKRCVRKSTNLRIDEEGKRYNYVVITDITERIEAIVSLKESEEKYRELFNNASNAVIIIDDKTRCIEDVNVAAINMFGYEKEQFTTLKWQDITTDEKIVDENSRDIYDKVFEPLQTYTLKMKRKNGEIFSAEMNISYFFSKGRKKRIYTFRDITEKINLENQLRQSQKMEAIGSLAGGIAHDFNNLLVAILGYSELLAEQIKDKDSNLLRYINEIEKAATRASNLTKHLLAFSRKQILQPKIIDLNKLIEDTSKIISRLIREDIEQILNLKKPAKLIKADPTQIEQVIINIIVNARDAMPNGGKLLIGTDSVNFTEEYISKNRIVDKPGKYVLLSISDTGRGMDEKTKNRIFEPFFTTKEMGKGTGLGLSTVYGIVKQSGGFIWCESKLNEGTTFKIYFPETEEQAEIADKDLSEQHKIIGNETILIVEDDERVRNLLSESLNMLGYNILRAKDGNEALERIKVFKGSVDLLITDMIMPGIRGNELSNQLKKIYPQMKTIYVSGYANNTIEEIQKTDKGDIFLQKPFNIKKMAKKIREILKSPN